In Opitutaceae bacterium TAV5, one genomic interval encodes:
- a CDS encoding peptidase A24 — protein sequence MPFDYAAFAQAFPWFFPVCAAVFGAVVGSFLNVVIYRVPAGKSVVTPGSHCSCGKPIAWYDNIPVLSWFILRGRARCCGARFSFRYPFVELLTAGLFAVCWLKFPPAVAACGMLLMACIVCATFIDLDHMIIPDVFTIGLGVAGVALSALVPALHGVHDEFFLTAGIRSVVSSLQGLFIGSGLVLWIALVAETLLRKEAMGFGDVKFVGALGAFAGWQGAVFSVFGGAIVGMVWIGLALAWRLVSGKKSPIAPKAETAEGEATEKLSFGVAIPFGPMLAVAGAIYFLAAKPWFDGYLAQFAALF from the coding sequence ATGCCATTCGATTACGCAGCTTTTGCCCAGGCGTTCCCCTGGTTTTTCCCGGTCTGCGCCGCGGTGTTCGGGGCCGTGGTCGGCAGTTTTCTCAACGTCGTCATCTACCGCGTGCCGGCCGGCAAGTCGGTCGTCACGCCGGGATCGCATTGTTCCTGCGGCAAACCCATCGCGTGGTACGACAACATCCCGGTGTTGAGCTGGTTCATCCTGCGCGGGCGGGCGCGGTGCTGCGGGGCGAGGTTTTCGTTTCGCTACCCGTTTGTCGAACTGCTGACGGCGGGGCTGTTTGCCGTGTGCTGGCTGAAATTCCCTCCGGCGGTGGCCGCCTGCGGGATGCTGCTGATGGCGTGCATCGTCTGCGCAACGTTCATCGACCTCGATCACATGATCATCCCCGACGTTTTCACGATCGGGCTGGGCGTGGCGGGCGTGGCGCTCTCGGCGCTGGTGCCGGCGCTGCACGGCGTGCACGACGAGTTTTTCCTCACGGCCGGCATCCGGTCGGTGGTGAGTTCGTTGCAGGGGCTGTTCATCGGCTCCGGCCTCGTGCTCTGGATCGCGCTGGTGGCGGAAACCCTGCTGCGCAAGGAGGCGATGGGGTTTGGTGACGTGAAGTTTGTGGGCGCGCTGGGCGCGTTTGCCGGCTGGCAGGGCGCGGTGTTCAGCGTGTTTGGCGGGGCCATCGTCGGCATGGTCTGGATCGGGCTGGCGCTCGCATGGCGACTGGTTTCGGGGAAAAAATCGCCCATCGCCCCGAAGGCGGAGACCGCGGAAGGCGAGGCCACGGAAAAACTCTCGTTCGGGGTGGCGATCCCTTTCGGCCCGATGCTGGCGGTGGCCGGCGCGATCTATTTTCTCGCCGCCAAACCGTGGTTCGACGGCTACCTCGCGCAGTTCGCAGCGCTGTTCTGA
- a CDS encoding beta-glucosidase, with protein sequence MNRTGIRSRLPRATGLVTSILAALGLAVSATAATVPFIDDFETAGGYTAGPLSGEGGEHPWTFAAPLSAEIVTGGFSGEQALSLLGKGWLDFTPENPGQYPVTWIDFYTRPVFSPVEALPKLKNLKRAAATGFVTVETSGEIYVVNGDGEGGGEWIATGHRVSLATDDSNRSANWLRVSYRLDYPLKRWDLFVDGQLVLPNLAFPDNTQTGFSQFSLRGDEETAAFLDYFYVGGDNPLYADTSGDGIPDSWLIAHGLSTAINQRDLDPDRDGLSNLQEYLLGTDPTKADTDNDGVYDGREVARGTDPKTVETHPLGAVPFADSFEADAPDAFADGTRLWQVTATGENAAVEVLSSPTPLADGGSRYLNLAGSGIRVERSFAPDPASGNNDQSVWLDFRLQAAPRREAPAIPADVAAVFYVSEEGYLMALDGDGAGGGVWHGLVPVTAGNWHRITLRLDYTSQRWSLWLDGVRYGQNLGFARSVPFFSGFAVQHSERPANPAALDDFRVTIGATVADEPADLDNDGDGLTNAQERALGTDPDNPDTDGDGIRDNMEIALGLDPLSPEGMIAKLVDEGNGTWAWRTQFSTAEGYETGPLDGQLGWQATGAATVTGEEAVLHAPDADTPATLEHVIGAGGIDRVWLSFRAKLEAGRLPDPASITGKVSSLFGYSREGFMSIYDAATGKWVEHDVKNLVTAAGEWNDYTLYLDYREHRWLLAVNGRLVARDIGFRDIGLTTIARIRMMQEGSDRETPHEARFDDIVVSNTEPAGLDFDGDDLTNEEERLLGTDPFNADTDGDGMPDGWEVIHGLNPLDPKDAQLDTDGDGFYNLVEYRFGLDPQVADGALPGYAHLAQWNGITGSTVNLLTADSRFVDSPDLRTLIDRLELPNTPTRGTNYGTRIRAWLLPPATGDYTFWIAGDDECELLLSTDETPFARRRIAFNQGSTGYRSWTTRASQQSVAIPLQAGQRYFVEILQKQGTGSDHVSVAWQIPGTTTKAVITGEYLEAFPRFADDQDEDGLSDTWESAHGLSTTSGSGINGAYGDKDKDGLSNFGEYRLGLHPGKVDTDGDGVSDYAELEFGTDPLDADSAVTLGAPAPWLEGSIGGKAFQHVAQSEGRVFLWTNAGTFSGKSDAGGILYQTVTGNFSCDGAVHFADTTRTDLEGGIMVRASLDKDAPYVALTRNRSSGWLIRYRVAKAGRVTSAVTGGGTSLDYTHFAVRRLGTVVSLYARTRGGEMRRVADCPVSFDSEQALVGYVAWGSSTASPGILGFTPGTVEQETSSDGMPADAGLTTFDSVRWMHEWDGLADPATSGTSTHVPTLAELLATGVPHAVAAQVSGASVSGKVGPWHASTDGSGAIEAEDRRGELSWQVDLAGSGLLLLDLSVREARAEKATSSIFPLKLFVDGRYIGTRTVTGATGGVTASALWFTPWLGSGTHTVRLVWDGSRTGPRLRVNGLALHAIGGADEDGNGVADWIDRRLRIYNGIDAGADDATVIESPVSPAPLEGRARWPEAVTLTAGGENLAVSAGAGYRWFSEAPLDRNIATVLDYSGENGGVAGQLVVRWTPRNVLAGGTVHLRAGSRLLVAVTPADPQAGDVPSLTRDGAPVALDAAGTAELEFSSAGTFVLAGRVLPVSGQAAEATTTVRVYDAGLPVMPGLVLRERVMTRPTLASGVVLEADPRLGLVTLPTDSKQIAWQAEDNIIHRIVARGSEDGPVLAATDAPGSAIYTTIDTYTRLVEKYEDGTREVEVLVILSPVRPDHGVRLDVTVAGVVFGDGSRTLLLNADDFDELGQAKVRLLKPPTATTSVCHRTQLTWQGAVISAK encoded by the coding sequence ATGAACAGGACGGGAATTCGCAGCAGGTTGCCCCGGGCAACCGGACTTGTCACGTCCATTCTGGCCGCACTCGGCCTCGCCGTTTCGGCAACAGCAGCCACGGTGCCGTTCATCGACGATTTCGAGACGGCGGGCGGCTACACGGCCGGGCCACTGTCCGGCGAGGGAGGTGAGCATCCCTGGACGTTTGCCGCGCCGCTGTCGGCGGAGATTGTCACGGGCGGATTTTCCGGCGAGCAGGCGCTGTCGCTGCTCGGCAAGGGCTGGCTTGATTTTACGCCGGAAAACCCCGGGCAGTACCCGGTCACCTGGATCGACTTCTACACCCGTCCGGTGTTTTCGCCGGTCGAGGCGCTGCCGAAGCTGAAAAACCTCAAACGCGCCGCGGCGACCGGCTTCGTGACGGTGGAAACCTCCGGAGAAATCTACGTCGTCAACGGCGACGGCGAGGGTGGTGGGGAATGGATCGCCACCGGCCACCGCGTGTCGCTGGCGACCGACGACAGCAACCGTTCGGCCAACTGGCTGCGCGTGTCATACCGTCTCGACTACCCGTTAAAACGCTGGGACCTGTTCGTCGACGGGCAGCTTGTGCTGCCGAACCTCGCCTTCCCCGACAACACGCAGACCGGCTTTTCGCAGTTCTCCCTGCGCGGTGACGAGGAAACCGCCGCGTTTCTCGACTATTTTTATGTGGGCGGCGACAACCCGCTCTATGCCGATACCTCGGGCGACGGCATTCCCGACTCCTGGCTGATCGCCCACGGACTGAGTACCGCGATCAACCAGCGCGACCTCGATCCGGACCGCGATGGCCTGAGCAACCTGCAGGAATACCTGCTCGGCACCGATCCGACGAAAGCCGACACCGACAACGACGGCGTGTACGATGGCCGTGAGGTGGCCCGCGGCACCGATCCGAAGACCGTCGAAACGCATCCGCTCGGCGCGGTCCCGTTTGCCGACAGTTTTGAAGCTGACGCGCCCGACGCCTTTGCCGACGGCACCCGGCTCTGGCAGGTGACCGCCACCGGAGAAAACGCCGCGGTCGAGGTTCTCTCCTCGCCGACCCCGCTGGCCGACGGCGGCAGCCGCTACCTCAACCTTGCCGGCAGCGGCATCCGCGTGGAACGCAGCTTCGCTCCCGACCCCGCTTCCGGAAACAACGACCAATCCGTGTGGCTCGACTTCCGGCTCCAGGCCGCTCCGCGCCGCGAGGCCCCCGCCATCCCCGCCGATGTGGCCGCAGTCTTTTATGTCTCCGAGGAAGGTTACCTGATGGCGCTCGACGGCGACGGAGCTGGCGGCGGCGTCTGGCACGGCCTGGTCCCCGTCACTGCGGGTAACTGGCACCGGATCACGTTGCGGCTCGACTACACCTCGCAACGCTGGTCACTCTGGCTCGACGGCGTCCGCTACGGACAAAACCTCGGCTTTGCCCGTTCCGTTCCGTTCTTCTCCGGCTTTGCCGTGCAACACAGCGAACGCCCTGCGAATCCCGCCGCGCTCGATGACTTCCGGGTGACGATTGGCGCAACCGTAGCCGATGAACCGGCCGACCTGGACAACGACGGCGACGGCCTGACCAACGCGCAGGAACGCGCCCTCGGTACCGATCCGGACAATCCCGACACCGATGGCGACGGCATCCGTGACAACATGGAAATCGCCCTCGGCCTCGATCCACTCTCGCCGGAAGGCATGATCGCCAAACTCGTGGATGAAGGCAACGGCACCTGGGCCTGGCGCACGCAGTTCTCCACTGCCGAAGGTTACGAAACGGGCCCGCTCGACGGCCAGCTTGGCTGGCAGGCGACCGGAGCGGCTACCGTCACCGGCGAGGAAGCCGTCCTGCACGCGCCCGATGCGGACACACCCGCCACGCTCGAACACGTGATCGGGGCCGGCGGCATCGACCGCGTCTGGCTCTCCTTCCGGGCAAAACTCGAAGCGGGTCGCCTGCCGGATCCGGCGTCGATCACCGGAAAAGTCTCCAGCCTCTTCGGCTACTCCCGCGAGGGTTTTATGTCGATCTATGATGCGGCCACCGGCAAGTGGGTGGAGCACGATGTAAAAAATCTCGTGACCGCCGCCGGGGAGTGGAACGACTACACACTGTACCTCGACTATCGCGAACACCGCTGGCTGCTGGCAGTCAACGGCCGCCTCGTGGCGCGCGACATCGGATTCCGCGACATCGGCCTGACGACGATCGCGCGCATCCGGATGATGCAGGAAGGCAGCGACCGCGAGACGCCACACGAGGCCCGCTTCGACGACATTGTTGTCAGCAACACCGAACCGGCCGGCCTCGACTTCGACGGCGACGACCTGACCAACGAGGAAGAACGCCTGCTCGGCACCGATCCCTTCAACGCCGATACCGACGGCGACGGCATGCCCGACGGCTGGGAAGTGATTCACGGCCTCAACCCGCTCGACCCGAAAGACGCTCAACTGGATACCGACGGCGACGGTTTTTATAACCTTGTCGAGTACCGGTTCGGGCTCGATCCGCAGGTGGCGGACGGCGCGCTTCCCGGTTACGCGCACCTGGCACAGTGGAACGGCATCACCGGCAGCACCGTCAATCTGCTGACCGCCGACAGCCGGTTTGTCGATTCACCCGACCTGCGCACGCTGATCGACAGGCTGGAGCTCCCCAACACCCCGACCCGGGGCACCAACTACGGCACGCGTATCCGCGCCTGGCTGCTGCCGCCGGCGACGGGCGACTACACGTTCTGGATCGCCGGTGACGACGAGTGCGAATTGTTATTGTCCACGGACGAAACGCCCTTCGCCCGTCGCCGCATCGCGTTCAACCAGGGCAGCACCGGTTACCGTTCCTGGACCACGCGGGCCTCGCAGCAGTCGGTCGCGATTCCGCTTCAGGCCGGTCAGCGCTATTTTGTCGAAATCCTGCAAAAACAGGGAACCGGCTCGGATCACGTCTCGGTGGCCTGGCAGATTCCGGGTACAACGACGAAAGCGGTCATTACCGGCGAATACCTTGAGGCCTTCCCGCGTTTTGCGGATGACCAGGACGAGGACGGCCTGTCCGACACCTGGGAGAGCGCGCACGGGCTGAGCACCACCAGTGGCAGCGGGATCAACGGGGCCTATGGCGACAAGGACAAGGACGGCCTGTCCAATTTTGGAGAATACCGGCTCGGACTGCACCCCGGAAAAGTGGATACGGATGGCGACGGTGTTTCCGATTACGCCGAACTGGAGTTTGGCACCGATCCGCTCGATGCGGACTCGGCGGTGACGCTCGGTGCGCCGGCGCCTTGGCTGGAGGGCAGCATCGGCGGCAAGGCGTTCCAGCATGTCGCGCAGTCGGAGGGGCGCGTGTTCCTGTGGACCAATGCGGGCACCTTCAGCGGCAAGTCGGACGCCGGCGGCATCCTTTACCAAACCGTCACGGGCAACTTTTCGTGTGACGGGGCGGTGCATTTTGCCGACACCACCCGCACCGATCTGGAAGGCGGCATCATGGTCCGCGCCTCGCTGGACAAGGATGCGCCCTACGTGGCTCTCACCCGCAACCGCTCCTCCGGATGGCTCATCCGCTACCGTGTCGCCAAAGCCGGCCGGGTGACCAGCGCCGTAACCGGCGGCGGCACTTCGCTCGACTACACGCACTTCGCGGTTCGCCGGCTGGGAACGGTTGTTTCTCTCTATGCCCGGACACGCGGCGGAGAAATGCGCCGGGTCGCCGATTGCCCGGTCAGCTTCGACAGCGAGCAGGCGCTGGTGGGTTACGTCGCCTGGGGATCCTCGACGGCATCGCCCGGCATCCTCGGATTCACGCCCGGAACCGTGGAGCAGGAGACCTCGTCGGACGGCATGCCTGCCGATGCCGGACTGACCACCTTCGATTCGGTCCGGTGGATGCACGAATGGGACGGTCTGGCCGATCCGGCCACATCCGGGACATCGACCCACGTTCCGACGCTGGCGGAGTTGCTGGCGACCGGAGTGCCGCATGCGGTGGCCGCGCAGGTTTCGGGTGCATCTGTATCCGGGAAAGTCGGCCCCTGGCATGCGTCAACGGACGGAAGTGGAGCGATCGAGGCGGAAGACCGTCGTGGCGAACTTTCCTGGCAAGTCGATCTTGCCGGCAGCGGGCTGCTCCTGCTCGATCTTTCCGTCCGGGAGGCCCGGGCAGAAAAGGCCACCTCCTCGATCTTCCCGCTGAAACTCTTTGTCGATGGCCGGTACATCGGAACCCGGACCGTCACCGGTGCCACCGGAGGCGTTACCGCGTCGGCTCTCTGGTTCACTCCCTGGCTCGGGTCGGGCACGCACACGGTGCGCCTGGTCTGGGACGGTTCCCGCACGGGACCTCGCCTCCGCGTCAATGGCCTTGCCCTGCACGCCATCGGCGGAGCGGACGAGGATGGCAACGGCGTTGCCGACTGGATCGACCGCCGCCTGCGGATTTACAACGGCATCGATGCCGGAGCGGACGACGCGACCGTGATCGAATCCCCCGTCTCACCCGCGCCGCTCGAGGGCCGCGCCCGCTGGCCGGAGGCGGTCACCCTGACCGCTGGCGGGGAAAACCTCGCCGTCTCTGCCGGCGCCGGCTACCGCTGGTTCTCGGAAGCGCCTCTGGACCGCAACATCGCTACCGTCCTCGACTATTCCGGAGAAAACGGAGGCGTTGCCGGACAGCTGGTCGTGCGCTGGACGCCCCGCAATGTGCTGGCCGGCGGCACGGTGCACCTGCGCGCCGGGTCCAGGCTGCTTGTGGCCGTCACTCCGGCCGATCCGCAGGCAGGTGATGTGCCCTCCCTGACCCGCGACGGTGCTCCCGTTGCCCTGGATGCGGCCGGAACCGCCGAACTGGAATTTTCCTCCGCCGGCACCTTCGTGCTCGCAGGCCGGGTGCTCCCGGTCTCCGGCCAGGCCGCAGAGGCGACCACCACGGTCAGGGTTTATGACGCCGGATTGCCGGTCATGCCCGGGCTCGTTCTCCGCGAGCGGGTCATGACCCGGCCCACCCTGGCTTCCGGAGTGGTGCTGGAAGCCGATCCCCGCCTGGGCCTGGTCACCCTGCCGACGGACAGCAAGCAGATCGCCTGGCAGGCAGAGGACAACATCATCCACCGGATCGTGGCTCGCGGCAGCGAGGACGGACCGGTTCTCGCCGCCACCGACGCTCCCGGAAGCGCGATTTATACCACGATCGACACCTACACCCGGCTGGTGGAAAAATACGAGGACGGCACCCGGGAGGTCGAGGTTCTGGTCATCCTCAGCCCGGTCCGTCCCGATCACGGCGTCCGCCTGGATGTCACCGTGGCCGGCGTGGTGTTTGGCGACGGCAGCCGGACGCTGCTCCTCAACGCGGATGACTTCGATGAACTGGGCCAGGCCAAAGTTCGCCTGCTCAAGCCCCCGACCGCCACCACGTCCGTCTGTCACCGCACCCAGCTCACCTGGCAGGGAGCAGTCATCAGCGCAAAATAG